The genome window GTCGCGATGAAATCGTCGCGATGAAATCGTCGCGATGAATAAGACTTTCCACATTTGGGAAATATGTTTCCGGCTGATTGTCTGCTAACGCTATTCCTCTCCCAGCAAGGCGGCAATCTTCCGGTGCAATTTTTCCGGCTCAAATGGCTTGGATAATGTATCATTCATACCCGATGCCAGGGCCTGCTGAATTTCCTCAGGCAACACCGTGGCCGAAAGCGAAAGAATCGGCGTTTGAATCATCAGCTGCTTCCGGGCAAAGCTTGCGGCCTGAAAGCCATCCATTTCGGGCATTCTTGTATCCATAATGATCAGGTCATATTTTTTTTCCCTCAATGCATCAATGGCTTCCCGGCCATTCAAAACCATGGTCGCATCCAATAACCAGGTTTTCAGGTATTTTTTCAAAAGCAATGCGTTGATCGGATTATCCTCGGCTACCAGGACTGTCTTCCCCGTAAATGGCGGCAAATCCTGGAATGCTACCGAAGGTTTTGGCTCAACGCTTTTTTCATTGGCATCCGGCAGGATTAAGGTGAAGAAGAACTGGCTTCCCTTATTGGATTTGCTGTTCACTTCCAGCTCGCTGCCCATCAGCCGCACGAGCTTTTGAGAAATTGTCAGTCCAAGGCCCGTTCCTCCGTATTGATGCGACGTGTTTTCAGAAGCTTGTCCGTACTCCGAGAAAATATTGGCAAGGTGCTCCTCAGACATGCCTATGCCCGTATCGTCGACGCTGAATTTAATCTTGTGGCCAAACTGCGTTTCTGAGATCAGATCCACACGGCAAACGACTCCGCCTTCCTGTGTGAACTTTAATGCATTGCCCACCAGGTTCAGCAAAATCTGGTTCAGGCGCATTCCGTCGGCCATGACGCATTCCGGAAGATTTTGATCGATAGCCAGGCTGAGGTTCAGCTTTTTCTCATCTGCTTTAAAGCGCATCAGGTCAATAATCCCTTTACCGAGCACACGGAGGTCAGTGGACGTCGGGATAATAGAGAATTTCCCTTCGTCAATTTTGGATATATCCAGAATGTCATTGAGAATGTTGAGCAGGGATCCGGACGACTGGCGCAGCATGTCGATCAGGTCGCGCTGGGATGCGTCGAGGGGTGTTGCGCTGAGCAGATTCCCCAGCCCGATGATACCGTTAAGCGGTGTACGTATTTCGTGGCTCATGTTTGCAAGAAATGATTCCTTCGCCTTCCGGGCTTTCTCGGCAAGACTTTGTGCGTCGATTAATGCTCTTTCATGCTCTTTCCTTTTTTCTACATCATGCAGGTTTACAAACAGGAGCCTGTTTTTATACATAATGCGCAATTCGAGCCAGACAGGTTGTCTTAACCGCCCGAAGAACCGGTCTTCCACAACGATGGTTTCCCCACCTACGTAGCTCTTCCTAACCAAAACCTCACGTAAAGAAGCATTTCCAGGTTCTACCAGCAGATCCAGGATTGTGGTTCCTACCAGGTGACTGGGAGATATTCCAAGAATTTTTTCAACTGATGGGTTAATAGATATAATGTTGCCCGTTTCCGGTTCAACGGTTGCAATAATGTCGGGGGAATTGAGAATGATCGTTGCGTAATTTTCAAGTAATTTGTTCTTGTCACGAATCTCTTTCTGGCTCCTGGCCAGCCTGATCAGCGAGTCGACCTTTGCATTGGTTATATAAGGGTCCAGCGGTTTGTACAGATAATCGATCGCGCCGGTTTTGAGCCCGCGCACCGCATAGGTTGTTTCTTTCGAAATGGCGGTCACAAAAACGATCAGAATTTCTTTGGTCTTCGGATTGGAAAGCAAGGTTTCTGCAAATTCAAAACCATCCATACCAGGCATCTGGACGTCGACAAGTGCCACCGCAATCTCATTTTCCCATACTATGCGCAATGCTTCGTTGGCAGAAGTTGTGGAGTAAATCTCGATATCATCCCTGCTTAGAATCGCTTTCAACGAAATGAGGTTTTCTTCACGGTCGTCGAGCAGCAGAATTTTTGTGTTTTCCATCTTAATTTATTCTATGAAAGTAGATCGCTGATCGTTTCGTAAAACCCATTCTCCTCTAACAGCTTGTGTTTTTGATATTTTAATAATGCTTCTTCCGGCATGCGCGGAAATTCCGCAAACGCCGGACTTTGCACATAGGTCGGACAGCCCTTTTCGGCCAGGAGTTTTAATCCCGCGGCTCCATCCTGGCTTGACCCTGAAAACAGCATAGCGGCTTTCAGGGGAATGCCTGACATTGCCGCAGACATAAATGTCGCGTCAATGGACGGTCGTGAAAAAAAGTCCGGCTCTGTGTGATCGTAGTAGAACCGATGATCCTCTCCGACCAGAAGATGATAATCCGGCAATGCAAAGTAAATCGTGTTCGAGGTAATCGGATCAAGATGATGCGGTTCGCTCATGTGAACATCGGTTTTTGTTTTAAATAAATCAGGCAACACCGATGAACTGTATCTTCCCCTATGCAATACGAAAATAACGGCAAACGAGATCGGTCCCTTTAAAAGTTTAATAATGTCTTCCAGGATCACAAAGCTTCCCGACGAGCCGCCCATTAGTACAAGACTCAGCGATTCATCTTTCGCGCTGTTCATTTGATTTTCTGATAAATGTTCAGTGCACTGTCAATTATTTTGAAATGGGCTTCAAGCCCCGAATAACGCAATGTTTCTCGTTTTCCCAAACAAAGAAACCCTAACATGCTC of Dyadobacter chenhuakuii contains these proteins:
- a CDS encoding response regulator; amino-acid sequence: MENTKILLLDDREENLISLKAILSRDDIEIYSTTSANEALRIVWENEIAVALVDVQMPGMDGFEFAETLLSNPKTKEILIVFVTAISKETTYAVRGLKTGAIDYLYKPLDPYITNAKVDSLIRLARSQKEIRDKNKLLENYATIILNSPDIIATVEPETGNIISINPSVEKILGISPSHLVGTTILDLLVEPGNASLREVLVRKSYVGGETIVVEDRFFGRLRQPVWLELRIMYKNRLLFVNLHDVEKRKEHERALIDAQSLAEKARKAKESFLANMSHEIRTPLNGIIGLGNLLSATPLDASQRDLIDMLRQSSGSLLNILNDILDISKIDEGKFSIIPTSTDLRVLGKGIIDLMRFKADEKKLNLSLAIDQNLPECVMADGMRLNQILLNLVGNALKFTQEGGVVCRVDLISETQFGHKIKFSVDDTGIGMSEEHLANIFSEYGQASENTSHQYGGTGLGLTISQKLVRLMGSELEVNSKSNKGSQFFFTLILPDANEKSVEPKPSVAFQDLPPFTGKTVLVAEDNPINALLLKKYLKTWLLDATMVLNGREAIDALREKKYDLIIMDTRMPEMDGFQAASFARKQLMIQTPILSLSATVLPEEIQQALASGMNDTLSKPFEPEKLHRKIAALLGEE
- a CDS encoding chemotaxis protein CheB produces the protein MNSAKDESLSLVLMGGSSGSFVILEDIIKLLKGPISFAVIFVLHRGRYSSSVLPDLFKTKTDVHMSEPHHLDPITSNTIYFALPDYHLLVGEDHRFYYDHTEPDFFSRPSIDATFMSAAMSGIPLKAAMLFSGSSQDGAAGLKLLAEKGCPTYVQSPAFAEFPRMPEEALLKYQKHKLLEENGFYETISDLLS